One Mycolicibacter sp. MU0083 DNA window includes the following coding sequences:
- a CDS encoding sirohydrochlorin chelatase, whose product MRAARLVTTTLVLTAHGSRDPRSAANTHAIAGHLRRVAPEYDVWVAFCEHSTPNLRDVLRDVGDDAVVVPFLLASAYHARVDIPAVIAESGAAVQIAPTLGEDDRLVQVLGERLTAAGASRFDPELGVVVAAVGSSHAAANARTARIAAPLSHGTRWAGVEVAFATQGPQPSLPEAVDRLRARGATRLMIAPWFLAHGRITDGIAGYAARNGIAMAEPLGAHRLVAATVLDRVEAALAAARIAAA is encoded by the coding sequence ATGCGGGCTGCACGCCTCGTGACCACCACCCTGGTGCTGACCGCGCACGGCAGCCGGGATCCGCGTTCGGCCGCCAACACGCACGCGATCGCGGGACATCTGCGTCGGGTGGCACCGGAGTACGACGTGTGGGTGGCGTTCTGCGAACACAGCACCCCGAACCTGCGCGACGTGCTTCGCGACGTCGGTGACGACGCCGTGGTCGTCCCGTTCCTGCTGGCCAGCGCCTACCACGCGAGGGTCGACATCCCGGCGGTGATCGCCGAGTCCGGCGCCGCGGTGCAGATTGCCCCCACGCTCGGCGAGGACGACCGGCTGGTGCAGGTGCTCGGCGAGCGCCTGACGGCCGCCGGTGCGTCGCGGTTCGACCCCGAACTCGGCGTGGTGGTGGCGGCGGTGGGTTCCTCGCACGCCGCGGCCAATGCCCGTACCGCACGGATCGCGGCCCCGCTGTCCCACGGAACACGTTGGGCGGGCGTGGAAGTCGCGTTCGCCACCCAGGGACCGCAGCCGTCGCTACCGGAAGCCGTCGACCGTCTGCGTGCGCGCGGCGCGACCCGGCTGATGATCGCCCCGTGGTTCCTGGCGCACGGCCGGATCACCGACGGTATCGCCGGCTACGCGGCTCGGAACGGCATCGCGATGGCCGAACCGCTGGGCGCGCACCGGTTGGTGGCGGCGACGGTGCTCGACCGGGTGGAAGCGGCACTCGCCGCCGCCCGGATCGCCGCCGCCTGA
- a CDS encoding extracellular solute-binding protein, with protein MPNTIARRVALALAAAMAATTLAGCGGGPSDVVGGAERSDAHTTLTLVAYAVPEPGWSKVIPAFYDTEAGADVQVVTSYGASGDQSRGVANGKPADIVNFSVEPDVTRLVKAGKVAEDWNADVTKGIPFGSVVTLVVRQGNPKRIKDWDDLLRPGVEVISPSPLSSGSAKWNLLAPYAVKSAGGKDPQAGLDFIDKLVGDHFKLRPGSGREATDVFLQGSGDVLISYENEAIAVERKGKPVEHINPSQTFKIENPLAVVTDSRNLDTVTAFKNFQYTATAQRLWAEAGFRPADPSIAAEYRPVFPDPDKLWTIADLGGWDVVDDSLFDKENGAITKLYTQATG; from the coding sequence ATGCCCAACACCATTGCGCGCAGAGTCGCGCTGGCACTGGCCGCCGCCATGGCGGCCACCACGCTTGCCGGGTGTGGAGGCGGTCCCAGTGATGTGGTCGGGGGCGCCGAGCGTTCGGATGCGCACACCACGTTGACGCTGGTCGCCTACGCGGTTCCCGAGCCCGGCTGGAGCAAGGTGATTCCGGCCTTCTACGACACCGAGGCGGGTGCCGACGTCCAGGTCGTCACCTCCTACGGCGCCTCGGGCGACCAGTCGCGTGGTGTCGCCAACGGCAAACCTGCGGACATCGTGAACTTCTCGGTGGAACCCGACGTCACTCGCCTGGTGAAGGCGGGCAAAGTGGCCGAGGACTGGAACGCCGACGTCACCAAGGGCATCCCGTTCGGCTCGGTGGTGACCCTGGTGGTGCGGCAGGGCAACCCCAAACGCATCAAGGACTGGGACGACCTGCTGCGGCCCGGGGTCGAGGTGATCAGCCCCAGCCCGCTGAGCTCGGGATCGGCCAAGTGGAACCTGCTGGCCCCGTACGCGGTCAAGAGTGCCGGCGGCAAGGACCCGCAGGCCGGCCTGGATTTCATCGACAAGCTGGTCGGTGACCATTTCAAACTGCGCCCCGGTTCCGGACGCGAAGCCACCGACGTATTCCTGCAGGGCAGCGGGGACGTGTTGATCAGCTACGAGAACGAGGCCATCGCGGTCGAGCGCAAGGGCAAGCCGGTGGAGCACATCAACCCATCGCAGACCTTCAAGATCGAGAACCCGCTGGCGGTGGTGACGGACAGCCGGAATCTGGACACCGTCACCGCGTTCAAGAACTTCCAGTACACGGCCACCGCGCAACGACTCTGGGCCGAAGCCGGCTTCCGCCCCGCCGATCCGAGCATCGCCGCCGAGTACCGGCCGGTGTTCCCGGACCCGGACAAGCTGTGGACGATCGCCGATCTCGGCGGCTGGGATGTCGTCGACGACAGCCTGTTCGACAAGGAGAACGGCGCCATCACCAAGCTCTACACCCAGGCCACCGGATGA
- the cysW gene encoding sulfate ABC transporter permease subunit CysW, producing MTSSPAIRYLFRFLAVTYLGLLLIVPVSLILWRSFEPGLGQFFAYISTPAAISALQLSLLVVAIVVPLNVVFGIPTALVLARSKFRGKGVLQAVIDLPFAVSPVIVGVALIVLWGSAGLLGFVENDWGIKIIFGLPGIVLASIFVTLPFVIREVEPVLHELGTDMEEAAATLGSNAWQTFWRITLPSIRWGLTYGIVLTVARTLGEYGAVLIVSSNLPGKSQTLTLLVSDRYNRGAEYGAYALSTLLMSVSVLVLIVQVVLDMRRAGKGDK from the coding sequence ATGACGTCGTCGCCGGCAATCCGCTACCTGTTCCGCTTCCTGGCGGTGACCTATCTGGGGCTGCTGTTGATCGTCCCGGTGTCGTTGATCCTGTGGCGCAGTTTCGAGCCGGGTCTGGGACAGTTCTTCGCCTATATCTCCACCCCGGCGGCGATCTCGGCACTGCAGTTGTCGCTGCTGGTGGTCGCGATCGTGGTTCCGCTCAACGTCGTCTTCGGTATCCCCACGGCGTTGGTGCTGGCCCGCAGCAAGTTTCGCGGCAAGGGTGTGCTGCAGGCGGTCATCGATCTGCCGTTCGCGGTCTCGCCCGTGATCGTCGGTGTGGCGCTGATCGTGCTGTGGGGGTCGGCCGGACTGCTGGGCTTCGTGGAGAACGACTGGGGCATCAAGATCATCTTCGGACTGCCCGGGATCGTCTTGGCCAGCATCTTCGTCACCCTGCCCTTCGTGATCAGGGAAGTCGAACCGGTGCTGCACGAACTGGGCACTGACATGGAGGAAGCGGCGGCGACGCTGGGTTCCAACGCCTGGCAGACGTTCTGGCGGATCACGCTGCCCTCCATTCGCTGGGGGCTGACCTACGGGATCGTGCTGACCGTGGCCCGGACCCTGGGTGAGTACGGGGCGGTGCTGATCGTGTCGTCCAATCTGCCCGGCAAGTCGCAGACGCTGACGCTGCTGGTGTCCGACCGCTACAACCGCGGTGCCGAATACGGCGCCTACGCCTTGTCCACATTGCTGATGTCGGTATCGGTGCTGGTTCTGATCGTTCAGGTGGTGCTCGATATGCGGCGGGCCGGAAAGGGAGACAAATGA
- a CDS encoding phosphoadenylyl-sulfate reductase: protein MRAHSEDELRALAAQGAAELDGAGATELLEWTNEHFGGVNGPRGGATCNYVVASNMADAVLVDLAAKVRAGVPVLFLDTGYHFAETIGTRDAVEAMYDIQLVNVAPEQTVAQQDAAHGKDLFSSNAALCCKLRKVEPLARTLRGYSAWVTGLRRVEAPTRANAPLISFDEQFGLVKVNPIAAWSDDEFNAYIADNNVLVNPLVDEGYPSIGCAPCTAKPAEGADPRSGRWAGLAKTECGLHAS, encoded by the coding sequence ATGAGGGCCCACAGCGAAGACGAGCTGCGGGCACTGGCCGCCCAGGGGGCGGCCGAGCTCGACGGGGCCGGCGCCACCGAACTGCTGGAGTGGACGAACGAGCACTTCGGCGGGGTCAACGGCCCGCGCGGCGGTGCCACCTGCAACTACGTGGTGGCCTCCAACATGGCAGACGCGGTGCTGGTGGACTTGGCGGCCAAGGTCCGCGCCGGGGTGCCGGTGCTGTTCCTCGACACCGGTTACCACTTCGCCGAGACCATCGGTACCCGCGACGCGGTCGAGGCGATGTATGACATCCAGTTGGTCAACGTCGCCCCGGAGCAGACCGTGGCCCAGCAGGACGCCGCCCACGGCAAGGACCTGTTCTCCTCCAATGCGGCCCTGTGCTGCAAACTGCGCAAGGTCGAGCCCCTGGCCCGCACGCTGCGCGGTTATTCGGCATGGGTGACCGGGTTGCGTCGGGTGGAGGCGCCGACCCGCGCCAACGCTCCGTTGATCAGCTTCGACGAGCAGTTCGGGCTGGTGAAGGTCAACCCGATCGCGGCGTGGAGCGACGACGAGTTCAACGCCTACATCGCCGACAACAACGTGCTGGTCAACCCGCTGGTCGACGAGGGGTACCCGTCCATCGGTTGCGCGCCGTGCACGGCGAAGCCGGCGGAGGGCGCCGACCCGCGCAGTGGACGCTGGGCCGGCCTGGCCAAGACCGAATGCGGGCTGCACGCCTCGTGA
- the cysT gene encoding sulfate ABC transporter permease subunit CysT produces the protein MSEVVVTEATRSGEGGPPVSSGLRREGASLRVGAAVVWLSLIVLAPLAAITWQAGGGGWKAFQLAVTSHAALQSFRVTLTIAVGVTVVNVVFGLLIAWVLVRDDFVGKRFIDVIIDLPFALPTIVASLVMLALYGPASPVNVHLQHTAWGVGLALAFVTLPFVVRAVQPVLLEIDREVEEAAASLGASGPTIFRVVVLPSLLPALLTGAGLAFSRAIGEFGSVVLIGGAVPGKTEVSSQWIRTLIENDDRTGAAAISLVLLAISFLVLLGLRVVGARVTKRQENS, from the coding sequence ATGAGCGAGGTGGTGGTGACCGAAGCGACCCGGTCCGGTGAAGGCGGGCCGCCGGTCTCTTCGGGGCTGCGCCGCGAGGGTGCCTCGCTGCGGGTGGGTGCCGCGGTCGTGTGGCTGTCCCTGATCGTCTTGGCGCCGCTGGCCGCGATCACCTGGCAGGCCGGCGGCGGAGGCTGGAAGGCATTCCAGTTGGCGGTCACCTCGCACGCCGCGCTGCAGTCGTTCCGGGTGACGTTGACGATCGCGGTCGGGGTCACCGTGGTCAATGTGGTGTTCGGCCTGTTGATCGCCTGGGTACTGGTGCGCGACGACTTCGTCGGCAAGCGCTTCATCGATGTGATCATCGATCTGCCCTTCGCGCTGCCCACCATCGTCGCCAGCCTGGTGATGCTCGCGCTGTACGGGCCCGCCAGCCCGGTGAACGTGCACCTGCAGCACACCGCCTGGGGCGTGGGATTGGCCCTGGCGTTCGTCACGCTGCCGTTCGTGGTGCGCGCGGTACAGCCCGTGCTGCTGGAGATCGACCGCGAAGTGGAAGAGGCCGCCGCATCGCTGGGCGCCTCGGGCCCGACGATCTTCCGCGTGGTGGTGCTGCCGTCGCTGCTGCCGGCGCTGTTGACCGGAGCAGGGCTGGCGTTCTCGCGGGCTATCGGCGAATTCGGTTCGGTGGTGTTGATCGGCGGCGCGGTGCCCGGCAAGACCGAGGTGTCCTCGCAGTGGATCCGCACCCTGATCGAGAACGACGACCGCACCGGTGCCGCGGCGATCTCCCTGGTACTGCTGGCGATCTCCTTCCTGGTCCTGCTCGGGTTGCGGGTGGTGGGGGCACGGGTGACCAAGCGGCAGGAGAACTCCTGA
- a CDS encoding sulfate/molybdate ABC transporter ATP-binding protein, producing MSNAISVRGANKRYGDFVALDNVDFEVPAGSLTALLGPSGSGKSTLLRAIAGLDHPDSGTVTINGVDVTGISPQRRGIGFVFQHYAAFKHMTVRDNVAFGLKIRKRPKAEIKEKVDNLLEVVGLSGFQTRYPNQLSGGQRQRMALARALAVDPKVLLLDEPFGALDAKVREDLRAWLRRLHDEVHVTTVLVTHDQAEALDVADRIAVLNQGRIEQLGTPTEVYDAPANAFVMSFLGAVSSLNGALVRPHDIRVGRTPDMAVAAADGADAVGVVRAVVERVVALGFEVRVELTDAATKVPFIAQITRGDAEALKLAEGDTVYVRATRVPPLADVEPAPA from the coding sequence ATGAGCAACGCAATCTCGGTGCGCGGAGCGAACAAGCGTTACGGCGACTTCGTCGCACTGGACAACGTCGACTTCGAGGTGCCCGCCGGTTCGCTGACGGCGCTGCTGGGACCCAGTGGTTCGGGGAAGTCGACGTTGCTGCGCGCGATCGCCGGCCTGGACCACCCGGACAGCGGCACCGTCACCATCAACGGCGTCGACGTCACCGGCATCTCGCCGCAGCGCCGGGGCATCGGGTTCGTCTTCCAGCACTACGCGGCGTTCAAGCACATGACGGTCCGCGACAACGTGGCGTTCGGGTTGAAGATCCGCAAGCGGCCCAAGGCTGAAATCAAGGAGAAGGTCGACAACCTGCTGGAAGTGGTGGGGCTCAGCGGTTTTCAGACGCGTTACCCGAACCAGCTCTCCGGCGGCCAGCGTCAGCGGATGGCGCTGGCGCGAGCGTTGGCGGTGGACCCCAAGGTGCTGCTGCTCGACGAGCCGTTCGGCGCGCTGGACGCCAAGGTCCGTGAAGACCTTCGGGCCTGGCTGCGTCGCCTGCACGACGAGGTGCACGTCACCACCGTGCTGGTCACCCACGACCAGGCCGAGGCCCTCGACGTCGCCGACCGCATCGCCGTGCTCAACCAGGGGCGCATCGAGCAGTTGGGCACCCCGACCGAGGTCTACGACGCCCCGGCGAACGCGTTCGTGATGTCGTTCCTGGGGGCGGTCTCCTCACTCAACGGCGCCCTGGTCCGCCCGCATGACATCCGGGTCGGACGCACCCCCGACATGGCGGTCGCCGCGGCCGACGGCGCCGACGCGGTCGGCGTGGTCCGTGCCGTCGTCGAGCGGGTGGTAGCGCTCGGTTTCGAGGTCCGGGTCGAGCTGACCGACGCCGCCACCAAGGTGCCGTTCATCGCGCAGATCACCCGCGGCGACGCCGAAGCGCTCAAGCTGGCCGAGGGTGACACCGTCTACGTGCGAGCCACCCGGGTGCCGCCGCTGGCGGACGTGGAGCCGGCGCCGGCCTAG